The window ACTCGCTGTATGAGCCAGGAAGCACGCAAGTTGCCCTACGGAGACGGTCGGGATGCCCTTCTGGCTGCCGTGCTGGATGTGGTGGCAGAGAAAGGCCTTCGCGGGGCAACCTACAGATCTGTCGCCTCGCGCGCCGGCGTGAACCATGCTCTGATCACCCACCACTTCGGCTCCATGGAAGGTCTTTTGGCTGCCACCATGGAATGGTCCGTCCAGCGGTCCATTGAGGAAACCGGGCTGTCCGGGATCGCGGACTTCGACGGAAACTTCGCCGACACACTTATCGCTACCGTCTCTGCCGAACCTGAACTGCAGTTGTTCCAGTTCGAGATGATCCTCGAATCCAGGCGCAACCCCCAGATCCGCGCCATGGTGGAGCGCCTCTACGCCAACTACGTCAGTACAGTGGAAGACGCCTTGACGCGCCGGGGCCTGGATACTCGCAACGAAGCATCCTTGGCCATCTTCGCCGCCCTAGATGGCCTCATGCTTCAATTCCTCACGATCAGCGACCCCCATCGCATCAGGTCGGCCGTGGTTCAGGTGGGGCGATTGATCTCTGCGCTCGAAGCCGCGAACGGAACCACGGAGAAGCAAGCAGAGAACTAAGGTTCGACGGCGGCACCCGGGTGGGTGCCGCCGTCGAGCGCGTTGCGGGTCCATATAACGGAACTTCCGGCTGAAAACGCTTACTCGGGAGGCGGTTCTGGCTAGGCTTGGAACCGTGATCCAC is drawn from Arthrobacter sp. 31Y and contains these coding sequences:
- a CDS encoding TetR/AcrR family transcriptional regulator, with the protein product MSQEARKLPYGDGRDALLAAVLDVVAEKGLRGATYRSVASRAGVNHALITHHFGSMEGLLAATMEWSVQRSIEETGLSGIADFDGNFADTLIATVSAEPELQLFQFEMILESRRNPQIRAMVERLYANYVSTVEDALTRRGLDTRNEASLAIFAALDGLMLQFLTISDPHRIRSAVVQVGRLISALEAANGTTEKQAEN